In Pararhizobium sp. A13, the genomic stretch GGAGGAGTGCCGCTGTTCCAACAGACGTCCCTGGGAGGAGGAGTGGGCCGTCTGAAACACGAAGCTCTGCGGGAGGAGGTGCATTGCTTCGATGCGTTTAATCATACGCCGATCATCGGTGTTTCATAGGCACAATGCTGCACTGCAGCTATGCAAGAAAAACATGTCGGAAATGCCGACCACAAAACGAGAACCGGACAGCCTCAGGCATCGACACTTGATACAAAAAACGCCCGCGTCATGAGCGGGCGTCGTGCAGTGCCAAGCAGGTGCAATCTGGTGCTCTTAGCGAGCAACCGATGCGCGGGCAACGCGGCGGATGTCGGCCCGGTCGATACCGAGGTCCTGCAGTTCACGGCTGGACATGCGGTCAAGTTCGGTAACGGTCTGACGGAACTTGCGCCAGTTGTTGAAAGAGCGTGCTACGTTCATGATAATCCCCTTCCTGAGGGCTTTCTGACGTCAGCAACCTTACTTGGCTCCGGCGTCGTTTCGATGATTGGAACATAGGCCTTTCAAACGTTTGAAAACAGCGACAATACCTCACGCCACCCATGCGCTTGGCGCATGGGTTCTACGAATTCGGCAGGAGATGATCGTTTTTTAAGCTCTGAAGCGATCGAATGCCGTCAGACGCTTGGTTGGCGGATCGGCATCCGGGTAGCGATAGATCTCGGTCCTGAGATAGTGAAGCTCTGCTTCCAGCGCTTCTTCATCAACTTCGATCCACCAGGATTTCGGTCGCCCGTCGCTTCCATCCGACCAGCGATAGCCCCGCCCCTTCAGGTGGTCCTTCATATCGAAGGGGCTGTTTTCGGCGAAGATACGGACCCGCGAGCGCTGACTCGTCGCGTATAGCTCCGCGAATGCAGTGCCAAAGCCGACTTTCTCCTGCGCCAAAACTTCCATCAGGGCAAAACAGTCATCGACGGCGCGATGACCATCATGAAAGTAACCCGCCTGCCCGATCAGATAGCCAAGCTTCGTGCCCTCGAACCCGCGTGATGACCAGTCTATTTCGGCGTTTGAGCACGCCCAGGCCTTGCCTTTGAACACGGAAGAAAACGCTTCACAGAAAGGCCGGTCGAAACCGGCATTGTGGGCAATAATGAGATCGGCAGGTTCGATCAACGAACGCAGCGTCACAGTGTCGATCACCTGTCCAGCGACCATCTCATCGGTGATGCCAGTAAGTTTAGTGACTTCGGCGGGGATTGATCCCGTCGGCTGCTGCAGTCCGCCGTAGATCCCTGTAACATCACCGAGCATTCCACACTCATCGAAGGTAAACGCGATCACGCCAATCTCAATGATCTCGTCTTTACGATGATTGAGGCCTGTAGTCTCGGTGTCGAGAATGACACCTCGGAGGGGGTATTCCGGACGCATAGACGGCACAATCGCACGGGGCTCAAGCTTCTTCAGGATGCGGTAGCGACCAGTTTCCATCAGGTGCTGAACCATACTCGCTTCACTCATCGCGGTCGGCGGGTGTCGCTTCGTTTGTGCATTGCGACTGGAGTTTGGAGAGACCTCGCCTGCTCCATTCGAAAACATGTCGAACTGTGCTGTCATTCCCGCCGTTCTCTGCTGCTGCACCTGCCGAAATCAATACCATACCAAGATAGGCACAGGATCAGCTGTTGTGGTTTGCCAAGTTGGATATAAGCCAAACATCAAAACAAATCAGGAGAAAGCGTATGGAAACGACCGAGATCGGCAGCCGCAGCGATTTCGCGCTATGGGCCGTTCAGCGCGCGCAGGAAATCGTAACCACCGAAGCGGCTGCGTTTGCGATGGCTGCACGCGACATGAACGAGGCTGCATTGGCGACAACCGCTGCTGACCTAGGCAAAGCAATTGCCGATGCCATGCTGGAGGTATTTGACGGCTTGATTGAGGACTAGGAAGACGGAGGTGCCTCAGACCATAGGGTGCGCCGTGGAGGTAGGCGCAAGGTCTTCGCATCAGCATATTGAGGTCGCTCTGGTCCGTGTACACCTTGGGCCATGTCATCGACCACGGGGCCAACGAGATCGCCAAGCTCTCGCTCCTTGAGCGTCGGCGGTTAGTCGAGCGCGCCTTGCTTACCATCACAGATCAACGCCACATTTTGACCGAAGGCGGCAACGTCACATCCTTGCCGTCAGCAGTGCTGCTCGACATCAAAAATATCATGGGCCAGTTCGACAACAGCCCGGACTTTCTGGCATCCCTTGTCTTGATGGAATGCGCCGACGAGATACGAAAGCTTCATATATTGATCGCAGAGAGTTGAGATCGGTTCCGACGGTGGGATATGGGAAGTGCCCGACGCAAAACTGTTTGAGCTCAACAGCGGCATGCTCGAAGCCATCATCGAGTGCTGCCAGAACAGCTTTTTCATCGATGCACTGAAGCGACTAGACAGGCTGCGGCGCCTGATCGCCTACAGGCAGATGCTGGACAGAAAAAGCGCGCGGGGCCGCTACTTAGAGCACATTCAATTGCTGGATCTTATCCTGGCGGGCAGGAACAGTGATGCTTCGCTATTTATGGCTCGGCATCTTGGAGAGCTAAGCAATCTTAAGACCGTCGCTCGCGAGCGCCGGGGCTAATTTTTCCCTTGGCCCACGTGGTGGATCCGCCACGCCAATCCAACATGCTACGATGGCAATAGTTTTCTTTTTCTCACGGGGCAGTAACGCTACTTCTAGCGAGGAACAATTATGCCGCAGGCAAATATTGGACCAACGGAAACGCAACTTGCTGATTCGGTGGCTGGATTTGGCTGGGATGGCAATCTGCTCGAACCAGGCATTGCACTGGCGATGTCGGGCGGCGGCTTCCGCGCTATGCTTTTTCACGCCGGCGCATTAATGCGGCTGAACGAGCTTGGCCTGCTATCGAAAATCAAACGGATCTCCAGTGTGTCCGGCGGCTCCATTGCGGCTGGACATCTCGCCACGGCTTGGGCCGGGTTAGGGCGACCCGACGCAAATGGAGCATTCGGGAACTTCAAGGCGCTATATGTTGCACCGATCCTTACCTTCTCGCGACACAATCTCGACGTGAAGACAACACTTATAGGCCTTCTGCCTGGCTTCTCTGCCGCAGCCCTGTTGGCGAAAAGCTATGAGAAGTACCTGTTCGGCACACGGACGCTGCAGGACATACCGGACAGTCCGCGATTTGTATTTTGTGCAACCAATCTCCAGAGCGGCGTTCTATTTCGGTTCTCCAAACCCTACGCGGGAGACTATGTGATTGGTCGGCTCGATAAGCCTAAGATCAGACTGTCGCAAGCGGTCGCGGCTTCCTCGGCTTTTCCGCCGGTGCTCTCGCCGTTGGAACTGAGATTGCCGGAAGGCAGCTTCACCCAATGGCCGACTCGATCTGGCGTCTCGTCGCTGTCGCGAGATGAACTTGCCGCATTGCGCAGGCGGGTCGTGCTGACCGACGGTGGCGTGTACGATAACCACGGACTGGAACCGGTGGTTAAGCGCTACATGACGATACTGGTGAGCGATGGGGGTGCGCCGTTCGGGCGAAGTGCCCAGATCGGCTTTGATTGGGTGCGGCAGCTCAGGCGCATTCTTGAGGTAACAGACAACCAAGTCCGAGCCTTGCGACGGCGCAATCTCATCGACAGGTTGTCGGCCGGCAAAACCGCCTTCGACAACGGCACACTCAGCGCCAATGAGACGCGCGCGCATGAAAGGTTTGGCGCCTTTTGGGGAATTGATACCGATGCCGCTCGGTTCACGCCGCCTGATGCGTTGCCCTGTGATGGTCCGCTCACCGATCGCCTCGCACGGACATCCACGCGCCTCACCGACCTCGGCGAAACTACGTCTAAACAGCTCATCAATTGGGGATATGCGATTTGCGACCGCAGCATCCGAACTCACTACCGCGGAGCGGATCCGTTAGACAAAGTCCGCCCAGCATGGCCGTACGCGGAAGCAAATTTGTGAGGGCCCGCACTTCGTCCATTCTTGGCGTTGTGTCAGCGTTCAATAGCGTAGCTCTACATCCATGGGTGACCGCTCTGACACGATCGGACGTTCGAGCGAAAAGACCTTGAGCTCCTCCTTCGCCTTAAAGGGATCCAACCTTGCGGCCACCCCGAACGTCGCCCTGTCGCGCCCAGTGCCTGACGATGCACGGGTTGTTTGACAGATGCCGGTCAAGACAAATCCTTGCGGAGCCCGATGGTGCGCGATGAGGCGCCCACCGCTCGTCACCACAATGACACGCGGTGCCTTGTTAACTTCGTGTTAACCATTTTCTCGCTACACCGAGGCAACAGAAAATTTACCAAGTTGAATGATGTGTTAACTCAATCTCGGCCAATTCGTCTCAAGGGACGATCGTTCCTTGCGCTCTCATTGACTCCCGAACTGCCGTTCGAAGACTGGCTGGTCCAGCTCGACGAGCTTGCTGCCCGTTCCGCCGGGTTTTTCCTTCGGCGGCCAATTGTGCTGGACGTTCAAGGACTTGAGATCGATCGTGCGCAACTGCGCGATCTCGTTAGTCAGTTGGGCATGCGGAACGTCAGAATTATGGGGATCGAAGGTGCTCGCTCTTCATGGCTTGGCCCGGACCTGCCACCCGCGATGAGCGATGGTCGTCCTGCTTCAGACGTCGAATTGCAGACCACTGAGGAAGCGGAAAAAGCAGTTCCCGCCGAGAGCATTGTTGCCTCTGGCCCGCCCTCGGCAAAGGCAATCCCGTCGATCGTCGTGAGCCAGCCTGTTCGTTCAGGGCAATCGCTCCTCTACCCCGAGGGAGACGTAACCATCGTCGGTTCGGTCGCATCCGGTGCGGAATTGGTCGCCGGCGGATCGATTCATGTCTACGGGGCGCTCCGAGGACGGGCAATGGCTGGTACCATGGGGAACTCCTCGGCACGCATCTTCTGCCGCAAGCTAGAGGCAGAGCTGATCGCGATCGACGGATTCTATCAGACTGCCGAGGACATGGATCCACGACTCCGTGGGAAAGCGGTCCAGATTTGGCTCGAAGGCGAAACGATCAAAGCTGAAGCGCTCAGCTAAACCGAAGGCGTATTCCTATTTAATTGGAGAGGTACATGGGCAAGGTAATCGTGGTTACGTCGGGCAAGGGCGGCGTCGGAAAGACGACATCTACCGCAGCATTGGGCGCCGCCCTCGCACAAAACGGCGAGAAAGTGGTGGTCGTGGACTTTGACGTCGGCCTGCGCAATCTCGACCTCGTGATGGGTGCGGAAAGACGCGTGGTCTATGATCTCGTCAATGTCATTCAGGGCGAAGCCAAGCTGACGCAAGCACTGATCCGCGACAAGCGAGTGGAAACACTCTACCTGCTCCCGGCCTCGCAAACCCGCGACAAGGATAATCTCACACCGGAAGGCGTCGAGAAGGTTATTGCCGCACTCAAGAGTGCTTTTGATTGGGTCATTTGTGACAGTCCTGCGGGCATCGAGCGCGGGGCGACGCTCGCCATGCGCCATGCCGACGTAGCCATCGTCGTTACCAATCCGGAAGTTTCCTCGGTGCGCGATTCCGACCGCATCATTGGTCTGCTCGATTCCAAGACCCTGAAAGCCGAGAATGGCGAACAGATGGAGAAGCACCTCCTTCTCACCCGCTACGACTCTTCTCGCGCTGAGCGCGGCGACATGCTCAAGGTTGATGATGTTCTCGAGATTCTGTCGATCCCGCTTCTTGGCATCATTCCGGAAAGCATGGATGTCTTGCGTGCGTCCAACGTGGGCGCTCCTGTTACCCTGGCGGATGGTCGCAGCGCTCCCGCAATGGCCTATTTTGACGCTGCACGCCGGCTCAAAGGCGAAAGCCTGCCTGTCACCATTCCTGGTGAAAGGCGGGGTTTGTTCGGCAAGATCTTCGGAAGGAAAGCGGCATGAATCTTTTCCGTTTGTTTTCCCGATCGCAGTCCGCACCAGCTGCTCGCGAGCGGCTGCAGGTACTGCTGGCCCACGAGCGTGCCTCGGCCGGCGATTCGGACCTTGTCATCAAGTTGCGCGACGAGATCCTTCGCGCTATCTCCAAGCACATGCAGATCGATAGCGAAAAGGTCGGTGTAAAGTTGGAGCGCGGCATCCAGGTCTCAACGCTCGTTGTCGATGTTGAAATTCCCTTCGATGCAGCGAGGAAGGCGGCTTAAGGGCCGCCTTCCTCGCATGCAAGCAGAAGCGAGACCGTCAGCCGTGCCAGGGATCAACCGCAACGACGCCGGTGCCTTCGAAATCTCTGATGTTGCGCGTCACGACGATCATGTCGTGGACCAGCGCGGTCGCAACAATCAGCGCGTCGGCCTCATTGCGCCGGTCCGGGGACGTCCGCTTTCGGGAATGTTGAGGAGACGACGTGCGGCGCGGACAATCTGCTCATCGACGTGAACGGCCGCCCTCGGATTTTCTGTTTCGATATGGCTGAAGATGTTGTCGCGATCGTCGAGAGCGTATTACGCCCAGACGAGCCTCATCGGTCATCGGCCTTGCGCAGTGCTGCCGCTCGGCGTTCACGGAAGTGGGTCTTGGCGTCGACATCCTCAACATCAGGGCGCGTGTCCTCAAGCGCCTTGGCACGGAACCAGGCATCGTGGACGTCGCTGTTGCTAACGAGCTCTAACGGCAGAGCGCCTCCATTCGCGGTCCGGGTCAACAAGATGCGAACGACATCCGAGACCGTCAGCCCCATATTCTCGAGAACTGCCGTTGCGCGCTCCTTGACGGCGGCATCGATCCGCGTGGCGATGCTCAACCCTGAGACCGAGCATCTCGCCAGCTTTCGGATCGGACAGGTCCGCCCCGTGGCTGAGCCACTGCGGCGCAGTCGCCCGCAGCAAATATGCGTCGCATGCCGAGTCAGCAAATACTATCGTAGGTTACAGGGGCATTGCCTCCGCAAGGCGCTGAGGACCGCGAAAAAATCTGCTGGCAGGCCACGCTCCCGCGGGGATTTGGCGTAGCTCCATTGTACTATAGATTAACTAACTGATATAATTATATATTTACTTCTACTCTTGGACTATACTAGACCGTAGAGGGTGCCCTACTCCCATCCTCTCGTGGAAGAGCATCCCAGCCGGATATCTTCCGTCGCAATACTGAAAAAATTTCTCCATCCTTGCCCGTGGCATCGTCTCCGCGGGCATTCTTCTTGCCGGTAAGAGACGGCTTACCGCTGCGTCGGGAGGATCCGCATCATGGAACAAGCTGAGCGCGCGCATTGGGAATTTGACAGCAGCGATCAGTTGAGAATCCAAATGCTCGTCGAATGGGGTGTTACGTCCCTACCCTCGCCCGGCACGGTCGTCCTCCGTCTTGGCTATGCGCTGTCTCAGCAGGAGTGGGATGTCTATCAATCCACAGACAGCCCACCCCACCAAATTCAGGCTGCCATGTCTGCAGCCGATGCGCGGGAATTGGGCCGTCACCTGCTGCTGTGCGCGGACCTGTGGGACGTTCCTGCAGGCTCGCCCAACGGGTCCACATAACGGCGAACGCGGAGGACGATTGCAAGACGCTTAAAGAATGAGGAAGGACCGGAGACAGGGATTCCTGTCATTGATGCAAATCAACAAATAGCCCGCTCGGACTGTTTAAGTATAACTATTGCAAAGGGGGGAAAGCGATGAAAAGGACATCCGCGAAGTTGATTATTGCGGGGTTCGTAAGCCTGGGCTCTGCCTTGCCGGCTGCGGCTCAGGAGACCACCGATATCGGCACTCTGGACAGTGCGAAGGCCGGAAAGGCATTTTCCAGCAAACCTGTCTACTCGCCCTATGCGGGGCGCAATTTTCCGACCCGGCCGCTGTTTGGCGACACGCATCTCCACACCGGAGCCTCGTTCGACGCCGGCGCTTTCGGAGCACGGCTGACGCCTCGCGACGCCTACCGCTTCGCCCGCGGCGAGGAGATCACGGCGTCGAGCGGCCAGCCTGCCAAGCTGTCACGGCCGCTCGACTTCCTGGTGGTGACCGATCACTCCGACAACATGGGCATGTTCCCGGACCTCTTTGCCGGCAAACCGGACGTCATTGCCGACCCTCAGGCCAAGACCTGGTACGACATGATCAAGTCGGGTCAGGGCGCCACGGCAGCGCTCGAAATCATCTTTGGCTTCGGCAAGGGAACGCTGCCCAAGAGTATGATCTACGGGCCGGACACGCGTCCCTACAAAAACGCGTGGCAGGACACGATAAAGGCCGCCGAGGAATATAACGATCCGGGGCGGTTCACGGCCTTCATCGGCTACGAGTGGACCTCGAACACCGCAGGCAACAATCTGCATCGCAACGTCGTCTTCCGCGACAGTGCCCAAAAGGCCGACCAGGTCGTGCCCTATACGACGCTTAAGCCCTTGGGCAGCGACAACCCGCGCGACCTATGGAAGTGGATGCAGGCCTATGAGGACAAGACCGGCGGCAACGTGCTGGCAATTGCGCACAACGGCAACCTGTCCAACGGCCGCATGTTCCCGCTGATCGAATCCTTCACCGGCAAGCCGGTAGACAAGGAATATGTCGAGCAGCGCTCCCGGTGGGAGCGCCTCTACGAGACAACCCAGACGAAGGGCGACGGCGAGGCACACCCGGTCCTGTCGCCCAATGACGAGTTCGCGGATTTCGAGACCTGGGATTTCGGTAATCTCGATGCCAGCGTGCCGAAGACGCCTGACATGCTCGAGTTCGAGTATACACGGTCCGCGCTGAAGAACGGCCTCAAGCTCGAAGCTGAACTCGGCACGAACCCCTACAAGTTCGGGCTGGTCGGCAGCTCCGACGCCCATACTGGCCTTGCGGCCATGGAAGAGGAAAACTTCTTTGGAAAGACCACGCCGCAGGAGCCAAGCCCGGAACGCCTGACGGCAACTTTTGTCAAGGACGCCAAGACCGGCATCACCGTGATGGACTGGGAGGTCGGCGCGTCGGGCTACGCCGCCGTGTGGGCCACGGAGAACACCCGCGAGTCGATCTGGGACGCGATGCAGCGCAAGGAGACCTATGCAACCACCGGGCCGCGCATGGCCGTGCGCTTCTTCGGCGGCTGGGATTTCGAGCTGGCCGATGCCGAGACCCGCAATCCCGGCGCGATCGGCTACGGCAAGGGCGTTCCCATGGGCGGTGACCTGACGGCAGCGCCGGAAGGCAAGGCGCCGTCGTTCCTCGTCGCCGCGCTGCGAGACCCGATCGGGGCCAATCTCGACCGCTACCAGATCGTCAAGGGCTGGCTCGACGACAAGGGCGAGACGCATGAGCAGGTGTACGACGTCGCCTGGGGCGGGGACCGCAAACCGGGCGCCGACGGCAAGGTGCCATCGGTCGGCAGCACCGTCGACATCGAGAACGCGACCTGGACCAACACCATCGGTGCGCCGGAACTGATCGCGGTGTGGAAAGACCCCCTGTTCGATCCGAAGCAGAAGGCCTTCTACTACGGACGCGTCATCGAGATACCGACGCCGCGGTGGACCGCCTATGATGCCAAACGGTACGGAACAAAGCCGCTCGAGGGTACGCGGATGACCGTCACCGAACGCGCCTATACCTCGCCGATCTGGTACACGCCGTGATCGCGATGGCGGCGGTTGAACCGGCCGCCGGACCGTCCGGTCCGACATCCGGCGAACGAGTGAGCACGATCTTGTTGAAACGTGTGCTGAGGGAACCGCTGGTCCACTTCCTGCTGCTCGCGCTGCTGATCTTCGCGGGTTACGAGCTCTTGGGCGCCGATGCGGACGACAGGCCGGACACCATCGTCGTCACCGCGCCGAAGATCGAGCAGATGGCGACCGTGTTCG encodes the following:
- a CDS encoding DUF3604 domain-containing protein codes for the protein MKRTSAKLIIAGFVSLGSALPAAAQETTDIGTLDSAKAGKAFSSKPVYSPYAGRNFPTRPLFGDTHLHTGASFDAGAFGARLTPRDAYRFARGEEITASSGQPAKLSRPLDFLVVTDHSDNMGMFPDLFAGKPDVIADPQAKTWYDMIKSGQGATAALEIIFGFGKGTLPKSMIYGPDTRPYKNAWQDTIKAAEEYNDPGRFTAFIGYEWTSNTAGNNLHRNVVFRDSAQKADQVVPYTTLKPLGSDNPRDLWKWMQAYEDKTGGNVLAIAHNGNLSNGRMFPLIESFTGKPVDKEYVEQRSRWERLYETTQTKGDGEAHPVLSPNDEFADFETWDFGNLDASVPKTPDMLEFEYTRSALKNGLKLEAELGTNPYKFGLVGSSDAHTGLAAMEEENFFGKTTPQEPSPERLTATFVKDAKTGITVMDWEVGASGYAAVWATENTRESIWDAMQRKETYATTGPRMAVRFFGGWDFELADAETRNPGAIGYGKGVPMGGDLTAAPEGKAPSFLVAALRDPIGANLDRYQIVKGWLDDKGETHEQVYDVAWGGDRKPGADGKVPSVGSTVDIENATWTNTIGAPELIAVWKDPLFDPKQKAFYYGRVIEIPTPRWTAYDAKRYGTKPLEGTRMTVTERAYTSPIWYTP
- a CDS encoding patatin-like phospholipase family protein, with protein sequence MPQANIGPTETQLADSVAGFGWDGNLLEPGIALAMSGGGFRAMLFHAGALMRLNELGLLSKIKRISSVSGGSIAAGHLATAWAGLGRPDANGAFGNFKALYVAPILTFSRHNLDVKTTLIGLLPGFSAAALLAKSYEKYLFGTRTLQDIPDSPRFVFCATNLQSGVLFRFSKPYAGDYVIGRLDKPKIRLSQAVAASSAFPPVLSPLELRLPEGSFTQWPTRSGVSSLSRDELAALRRRVVLTDGGVYDNHGLEPVVKRYMTILVSDGGAPFGRSAQIGFDWVRQLRRILEVTDNQVRALRRRNLIDRLSAGKTAFDNGTLSANETRAHERFGAFWGIDTDAARFTPPDALPCDGPLTDRLARTSTRLTDLGETTSKQLINWGYAICDRSIRTHYRGADPLDKVRPAWPYAEANL
- the minC gene encoding septum site-determining protein MinC is translated as MNDVLTQSRPIRLKGRSFLALSLTPELPFEDWLVQLDELAARSAGFFLRRPIVLDVQGLEIDRAQLRDLVSQLGMRNVRIMGIEGARSSWLGPDLPPAMSDGRPASDVELQTTEEAEKAVPAESIVASGPPSAKAIPSIVVSQPVRSGQSLLYPEGDVTIVGSVASGAELVAGGSIHVYGALRGRAMAGTMGNSSARIFCRKLEAELIAIDGFYQTAEDMDPRLRGKAVQIWLEGETIKAEALS
- a CDS encoding type II toxin-antitoxin system RelB/DinJ family antitoxin, translated to MSIATRIDAAVKERATAVLENMGLTVSDVVRILLTRTANGGALPLELVSNSDVHDAWFRAKALEDTRPDVEDVDAKTHFRERRAAALRKADDR
- a CDS encoding 3'-5' exonuclease encodes the protein MTAQFDMFSNGAGEVSPNSSRNAQTKRHPPTAMSEASMVQHLMETGRYRILKKLEPRAIVPSMRPEYPLRGVILDTETTGLNHRKDEIIEIGVIAFTFDECGMLGDVTGIYGGLQQPTGSIPAEVTKLTGITDEMVAGQVIDTVTLRSLIEPADLIIAHNAGFDRPFCEAFSSVFKGKAWACSNAEIDWSSRGFEGTKLGYLIGQAGYFHDGHRAVDDCFALMEVLAQEKVGFGTAFAELYATSQRSRVRIFAENSPFDMKDHLKGRGYRWSDGSDGRPKSWWIEVDEEALEAELHYLRTEIYRYPDADPPTKRLTAFDRFRA
- a CDS encoding DUF1127 domain-containing protein translates to MNVARSFNNWRKFRQTVTELDRMSSRELQDLGIDRADIRRVARASVAR
- a CDS encoding FCD domain-containing protein, which produces MPDAKLFELNSGMLEAIIECCQNSFFIDALKRLDRLRRLIAYRQMLDRKSARGRYLEHIQLLDLILAGRNSDASLFMARHLGELSNLKTVARERRG
- the minD gene encoding septum site-determining protein MinD encodes the protein MGKVIVVTSGKGGVGKTTSTAALGAALAQNGEKVVVVDFDVGLRNLDLVMGAERRVVYDLVNVIQGEAKLTQALIRDKRVETLYLLPASQTRDKDNLTPEGVEKVIAALKSAFDWVICDSPAGIERGATLAMRHADVAIVVTNPEVSSVRDSDRIIGLLDSKTLKAENGEQMEKHLLLTRYDSSRAERGDMLKVDDVLEILSIPLLGIIPESMDVLRASNVGAPVTLADGRSAPAMAYFDAARRLKGESLPVTIPGERRGLFGKIFGRKAA
- the minE gene encoding cell division topological specificity factor MinE, whose translation is MNLFRLFSRSQSAPAARERLQVLLAHERASAGDSDLVIKLRDEILRAISKHMQIDSEKVGVKLERGIQVSTLVVDVEIPFDAARKAA